One genomic segment of Arachis duranensis cultivar V14167 chromosome 4, aradu.V14167.gnm2.J7QH, whole genome shotgun sequence includes these proteins:
- the LOC107482444 gene encoding OVARIAN TUMOR DOMAIN-containing deubiquitinating enzyme 11 isoform X1, which produces MSEILRSASGSSSSSLNSSFQDTEDDQTIARILAEDENFRDGNKLGKRLSHLDSIPHTPRVNGEIPDVNDATLDHERLSERLVTYGLAELQMEGDGNCQFRALADQLFRNPEYHKHVRRQVIKQLKHHKKLYEGYVPMKYKSYLKMMKKSGEWGDHITLQAAADRFNAKICLVTSFRDTCYIEILPTDKNYTIELWLSFWSEVHYNSLYASGDVPARAPRKKYWLF; this is translated from the exons ATGAGTGAAATCCTGAGATCTGCAAGTGGCAGCTCGAGCTCAAGTTTGAACAGCAGCTTTCAGGATACAGAGGATGATCAAACCATTGCTCGTATCTTGGCAGAAGACGAGAATTTCAGGGATGGAAACAAGCTTGGGAAGCGACTTTCTCATTTAGATTCAATTCCG CACACACCTCGTGTTAATGGAGAGATTCCTGATGTAAATGACGCAACACTAGACCATGAGAGGTTGTCTGAAAG GTTAGTTACATATGGTTTGGCCGAACTGCAGATGGAGGGTGATGGGAATTGCCAG TTTCGAGCTTTAGCAGATCAGTTGTTCCGTAATCCTGAGTACCACAAGCATGTAAGGAGGCAGGTTATCAAGCAG CTAAAGCATCACAAAAAGTTGTATGAAGGTTATGTACCAATGAAGTACAAAAGCTAcctgaagatgatgaaaaa ATCAGGAGAATGGGGAGATCATATTACTCTACAAGCAGCTGCAGACCGG TTCAATGCCAAAATCTGTTTAGTCACCTCGTTCAGAGACACTTGCTATATCGAGATCCTTCCTACGGACAAAAACTATACTATAG AGCTATGGCTAAGCTTCTGGAGTGAAGTGCACTACAATTCACTGTACGCAAGTGGAG ATGTTCCTGCTAGAGCACCTAGGAAGAAATATTGGCTCTTCTAG
- the LOC107482444 gene encoding OVARIAN TUMOR DOMAIN-containing deubiquitinating enzyme 11 isoform X2, with protein MSEILRSASGSSSSSLNSSFQDTEDDQTIARILAEDENFRDGNKLGKRLSHLDSIPHTPRVNGEIPDVNDATLDHERLVTYGLAELQMEGDGNCQFRALADQLFRNPEYHKHVRRQVIKQLKHHKKLYEGYVPMKYKSYLKMMKKSGEWGDHITLQAAADRFNAKICLVTSFRDTCYIEILPTDKNYTIELWLSFWSEVHYNSLYASGDVPARAPRKKYWLF; from the exons ATGAGTGAAATCCTGAGATCTGCAAGTGGCAGCTCGAGCTCAAGTTTGAACAGCAGCTTTCAGGATACAGAGGATGATCAAACCATTGCTCGTATCTTGGCAGAAGACGAGAATTTCAGGGATGGAAACAAGCTTGGGAAGCGACTTTCTCATTTAGATTCAATTCCG CACACACCTCGTGTTAATGGAGAGATTCCTGATGTAAATGACGCAACACTAGACCATGAGAG GTTAGTTACATATGGTTTGGCCGAACTGCAGATGGAGGGTGATGGGAATTGCCAG TTTCGAGCTTTAGCAGATCAGTTGTTCCGTAATCCTGAGTACCACAAGCATGTAAGGAGGCAGGTTATCAAGCAG CTAAAGCATCACAAAAAGTTGTATGAAGGTTATGTACCAATGAAGTACAAAAGCTAcctgaagatgatgaaaaa ATCAGGAGAATGGGGAGATCATATTACTCTACAAGCAGCTGCAGACCGG TTCAATGCCAAAATCTGTTTAGTCACCTCGTTCAGAGACACTTGCTATATCGAGATCCTTCCTACGGACAAAAACTATACTATAG AGCTATGGCTAAGCTTCTGGAGTGAAGTGCACTACAATTCACTGTACGCAAGTGGAG ATGTTCCTGCTAGAGCACCTAGGAAGAAATATTGGCTCTTCTAG
- the LOC107482445 gene encoding LOW QUALITY PROTEIN: heat shock 70 kDa protein 17 (The sequence of the model RefSeq protein was modified relative to this genomic sequence to represent the inferred CDS: inserted 2 bases in 1 codon) has protein sequence MASFFSKLALILSFFLLFFLFPAQSAVFSVDLGSESLKVAVVNLKPGQTPISIAINEMSKRKSPALVSFNSGNRLLAEEAAGLTARYPQDVYSQIRDLIGKPYGFAKKFLDSMYLPFEVKEDSRGTVSFVVEGDGGATQYSAEELVAMVLGYAVHLAEFHSKVPIKDAVISVPPYFGQAERKGVLQAAQLAGINVLSLINEHSGAALQYGIDKDFSNESRHVVFYDMGSGSTYAALVYFSAYKSKEYGKTVSVNQFQVKDVRWNAELGGQNMELRLVEHFADEFNKQVGGGIDVRKFPKAMAKLKKQVKRTKEILSANTAAPISVESLHNDIDFRSSITREKFEELCDDIWEQSLLPVKEVIEHSGLSMDQIYAVELIGGATRVPKLQAKLQEFLGRKQLDRHLDADEAIVLGAALHAANLSDGIKLNRKLGMIDGSLYGFVVELDGPDLLKDESSRQLLVPRMKKLPSKMFRSVSHNKDFEVLLAYESENHLPPGVTSPEIAKYQISGLTDASEKYSSRNLSSPIKAIIHFSLSRSGILSLDRADAVIEITEWVEVPKKTLTVENSTISSNLSTEAGANNNSTESSEKMETDXVGVIQKLKKKTFRVPLKIVEKEPGLSLSKDFLAEAKGKLEALDKKDAERKRTAELKNNLEGYIYTTKEKIETVEEFEKVSTSEERQSFVEKLDEVQDWLYTDGEDANATEFQERLDMLKAVGDPVFFRLKELTARPAAIEHAQKYLEELKQIVQEWKVNKSWLPKERVDAILDDAEKLKKWLDEKETEQQKISGFSTPAFTSEEVLLKVFDLQNKVASVNKIPKPKPKIQKPVKNETESKVQEDSGNSNSTSTAGDQSGDSSEGTSEEFADNQEGPSDEKNDEQTEVHDEL, from the exons atgGCGTCGTTCTTCTCGAAGCTGGCGTTGATTCTCTCgttctttctgcttttcttcctctttcctGCTCAATCCGCGGTGTTCAGCGTAGATCTGGGGTCCGAATCGCTCAAAGTTGCTGTCGTGAACTTGAAACCTGGTCAGACACCGATCTCTATCGCCATCAACGAGATGTCGAAGCGCAAATCACCGGCGCTGGTTTCCTTCAACTCCGGCAACCGTCTCCTTGCCGAAGAAGCCGCAGGCCTCACCGCTCGCTATCCGCAGGACGTGTACTCTCAAATCAGGGACCTCATAGGGAAACCCTACGGCTTCGCCAAGAAGTTTCTGGATTCAATGTACCTCCCTTTCGAGGTGAAGGAGGATTCCAGAGGCACAGTGAGCTTCGTGGTGGAAGGCGATGGTGGCGCCACTCAGTATTCCGCGGAGGAATTGGTGGCTATGGTGCTGGGCTATGCGGTGCATTTGGCGGAGTTCCACTCCAAGGTTCCGATCAAAGACGCCGTGATATCGGTGCCGCCTTATTTCGGGCAGGCTGAGAGGAAAGGGGTGCTTCAGGCGGCTCAGTTGGCGGGGATTAATGTTCTCTCGCTGATAAATGAGCATTCTGGCGCTGCGTTGCAGTATGGAATTGACAAAGACTTTTCCAATGAGTCCAGGCATGTTGTTTTTTATGACATGGGTTCTGGCAGTACCTATGCTGCACTTGTGTATTTCTCAGCGTACAAGAGCAAAGAGTATGGGAAGACTGTGTCTGTGAACCAGTTTCAG GTTAAGGACGTACGCTGGAACGCAGAGCTGGGTGGCCAGAATATGGAACTACGGTTGGTGGAGCATTTTGCAGATGAGTTCAATAAACAAGTTGGTGGTGGAATAGATGTGAGGAAATTTCCCAAGGCTATGGCAAAATTGAAGAAGCAGGTTAAGCGAACAAAAGAAATTCTTAGTGCAAACACAGCAGCTCCTATTTCAGTTGAATCACTTCATAATGATATAGACTTCAG GAGCTCAATAACCCGTGAGAAGTTTGAAGAGCTTTGTGATGATATTTGGGAACAATCTCTTCTGCCAGTGAAAGAGGTGATTGAGCATTCTGGCTTGTCAATGGACCAGATATATGCGGTGGAGTTGATTGGAGGTGCTACCAGAGTGCCAAAGCTACAG GCTAAGCTTCAAGAGTTCCTTGGGAGAAAACAACTTGATAGGCATCTTGATGCTGATGAAGCTATTGTTCTTGGTGCAGCGTTGCACGCTGCAAATTTAAGTGATGGAATTAAATTGAACCGCAAGCTAGGAATGATTGATGGTTCTTTGTATGGATTTGTGGTTGAGTTGGATGGTCCTGATCTTCTGAAGGATGAAAGCTCGAGGCAGTTACTAGTACCACGAATGAAGAAACTACCGAGCAAG ATGTTCAGATCCGTTAGTCACAACAAGGATTTTGAAGTGTTGCTAGCTTATGAAAGTGAAAATCATTTACCACCGGGTGTCACTTCTCCTGAAATTGCAAAATACCAGATTTCTGGTTTGACAGATGCAAGTGAGAA ATACTCATCTCGAAACCTGTCGTCCCCTATCAAGGCAATTATACATTTCTCTCTAAGCAGAAGTGGAATTCTCTCTCTTGATCGGGCTGATGCTGTTATCGAAATAACAGAATGGGTGGAAGTTCCCAAAAAGACCCTGACCGTAGAGAACTCGACTATTTCATCGAACCTATCAACTGAAGCTGGTGCTAACAACAATTCCACagaaagcagtgaaaaaatGGAAACTGA AGTGGGGGTAATACAAAAGCTTAAAAAGAAGACCTTTAGGGTACCATTAAAG ATCGTTGAGAAAGAGCCTGGATTGTCTCTGTCTAAAGATTTTCTTGCCGAAGCCAAAGGAAAATTGGAAGCACTAGACAAAAAGGATGCCGAAAGAAAAAGAACGGctgagttaaaaaataatttagaaggTTATATATATACCACTAAGGAAAAG ATTGAAACTGTTGAAGAGTTTGAAAAAGTTTCTACAAGTGAGGAACGCCAGTCCTTTGTTGAGAAGCTTGATGAG GTGCAAGATTGGTTGTACACAGATGGTGAAGATGCCAATGCTACTGAGTTTCAAGAACGTCTAGATATGTTGAAAGCTGTTGGTGATCCAGTTTTCTTTAG GTTAAAAGAGCTTACAGCTCGACCAGCTGCTATTGAACATGCCCAGAAATATCTCGAGGAGCTGAAGCAG ATTGTTCAAGAGTGGAAGGTAAACAAGTCTTGGCTTCCAAAAGAACGAGTAGATGCG ATTCTAGATGATGCTGAAAAGTTAAAGAAGTGGTTGGACGAAAAAGAGACTGAACAACAGAA GATTTCTGGATTCAGTACACCAGCTTTTACTTCTGAAGAAGTACTTTTGAAGGTGTTTGATCTTCAAAACAAG GTTGCCAGTGTTAATAAAATTCCCAAGCCTAAGCCTAAAATTCAGAAACCTGTGAAGAATGAAACTGAGAGCAAAGTGCAGGAGGATTCGGGTAATTCTAACTCCACCTCAACTGCCGGTGATCAATCCGGTGACAGTTCAGAAGGCACAAGTGAAGAATTTGCTGACAATCAAGAAGGTCCAAGTGATGAAAAGAATGATGAGCAAACAGAAGTTCATGATGAGTTATGA